Sequence from the Bacillus thuringiensis genome:
CATTAATATGATAGGATTTCGTTCCAATTACTGATAATGCAATACCAATATATAAAACTCCAATAATAACAATCGCAAATCCTGTGGATAAAATAATATTTCTTTTTCTAGGTGTTTTAAATTCTGGCGCTAAACTCGCAATGGCTTCCCAACCGAAAAACGACCAAAAAATTAATAATGATGCCTCTAAAATTGGGTTTATTTTTTGCATAGAAATATTTACATTTATATGCTTCATTTCAATATAAGGTAATGAACTTATAATTGTTACGATTAAAATAATGAAAGTTAATACACCTATACATATTTGAAACAATCCACTTATTTGTAACCCATATAAATTGAAACCAATTGAAATACTTAAAATAATTAGCGCTATAACGTACGAAAAATATGATGGTAACGTAAAAACCTTCACTATATACATGCCACCAGTCAAAGATACAACGATTTGCCCAACACTACCTGCTATATAAAAAGACCAACCTATAATAGCACCTACATTTTTGCCAAAAGCTTTTTCTGAAAAAGTAGCAATTCCACCTGTACTTGGATACTCAATCGATAAAAAAGCGAATGTGAACGCAAGTGGAATACTAAGTGCTATCATAACAAGCCAGGAAACAATCGCATTCCCTTCTGCTACACTCGCTGTCATACCAGGTAATATAAGAATTCCTGATCCTAGAACCGCTCCGACGTATAAAGCAGTTCCCTTTTTAATTGAAATTGTTTCATTAAAATGATTAGACATTACATGCACCTCCATTTATATTTTAATTATAGAAAGTTGTCAGTCTATTTAACATTCAAAAGTGTATGTAGTCTGGCATTAGATTTTACATTATGTATTTATTTCAGAATTTCACTTTCGTATTTGTAAAGGAGCATAATTCATGGATGAAATTGATAAGAAAATAACCCTATTACTACAAGAAGATGCCAGAATGACAATTACAGAAATGACTGAGCACTTACACCTCACCCGCCCTAGTGTTACCGAAAGACTAAAGAGATTACAAGATACTGGAATAATTGAGAAATATACCGCACGGATATCATTAGATGCAGTTGGAAAATCAATTCAAGCATTTTTAAGAATTGAAAATTTAAAGATTCCTTGTAAAAAATTTGAGGAAAAAATATACGGAGAACATAGAATACTTGAATGTCACCGAGTAACAGGTGAAAGTAGCTATTACTTAAAAGTAGCAGTTCACTCTATGAAGGAATTAGAAGAATTAATTGATATCGTTATTCTTTTTGGAACAGTCAAAACTTCGATGATTTTATCTTCACCAATACCATATCGACCGGTAATCACAGATTAAAGAAAAAAGGATTGATCAAAAGATCAATCCTTTACTCTACTTCATTTAAGAAAAATAACGTTATAACGCCAGGTCCTGTATGTGCTCCGATTGCTGCACCAATTGTATTTACGATAAATACTTCACAACCGAATCTTTCCGTAATTAATGATTTTAATGCTTCAGCTGTTTCTAAGTCATCACCATGAGTCATACCGATTGTTTGACCTTTAAGGTCTTTACCACGCTCTTCCATAATATCAACAATTCGGCTTAATACTTTCTTTTTCCCTCTTACCTTTTCAAGTGGTACAAGTTTTCCTTCTTCCACGTTTAAGATAGGCTTAATGTTTAGTAAACCACCGATAAAACCAGCTACTTTACTTAAACGTCCACCTCTAACAAGGTACTGTAAGTCAGCTACAGTGAAGATGTGCTCCATATGGTTCATTAGAAAAGCGACACGGTTTAAAATATCTTCTTTTGATGCGCCGCCTTTTGCCATTTTAGCAGCTTCTAAAACGACAAGACCTTGACCAAGCGAAGCACATTTCGTATCAATAATTTCTAAATCTAAATCTGCATATGTTTCTTTTACTTCCTCTTTAATGACAACTGATGATTGATATGTACCAGACAGTTCAGATGAAAAAGCTAAATATATACAAGGATTACCTTCTTTTGCATAAGAAACAAATTTTTCTTGGAAAGTTTCAAGTGAAGGCAATGACGTTCTATAAACAGCGCCTTCTCTCATTTTTTGCAATAATGTAACTGACTCTAATGTTACTCCATCTAAATACTCTGTTTCTGCTTCATCATATACACGGAGTGGAATTAAATCAATATCATATGCTTGCAGCAATTCTACCGGTAAATCCGCCGCACTATCCGTAATGATTTTAACACCCATTTTTAAACCTCTATTCTGTTATAAATATAAAATAATAAAATAAAAATAGTACCTTTAAATTATATACGTAAAACTTAAATGAAGAAAGGAAAACACTTTATATTGTATGCACTATTCTTCAAAACTTGAACTGTTAATACAAATGATTCTATTTTAAACACCTTTTTCTTATTATTTTTCTAAAACACGAATAATTTTATAAGTATTTTGTATCATTATATTTTAATTCTTTATCTTAATATAATCTTTTCAAATTCATACTGTTTAAAATTTAAAAGCCAAATCCAATAAAGGAAATGGCTTTTAAATTTTCATAAAATAACCAAACTTCATTTTCCATCACATTGCTCTCATTATTAT
This genomic interval carries:
- a CDS encoding APC family permease codes for the protein MSNHFNETISIKKGTALYVGAVLGSGILILPGMTASVAEGNAIVSWLVMIALSIPLAFTFAFLSIEYPSTGGIATFSEKAFGKNVGAIIGWSFYIAGSVGQIVVSLTGGMYIVKVFTLPSYFSYVIALIILSISIGFNLYGLQISGLFQICIGVLTFIILIVTIISSLPYIEMKHINVNISMQKINPILEASLLIFWSFFGWEAIASLAPEFKTPRKRNIILSTGFAIVIIGVLYIGIALSVIGTKSYHINVDNTTALVLVIKQTLGDQFAWLIGFVAFIICLGTTNAFIASMGRLGYSLGKEEVAPRYLARIDKKREAPTNAVKVVGCIAIIGLLISFVFHISIDKIVLIPNSLGIVTYIVGTAAGMKLIKNRLGKIFSIVAFTCCVVIYPFIGGVVLIPVAVAFICLFYVRFSSRRKEYK
- a CDS encoding Lrp/AsnC family transcriptional regulator, producing MDEIDKKITLLLQEDARMTITEMTEHLHLTRPSVTERLKRLQDTGIIEKYTARISLDAVGKSIQAFLRIENLKIPCKKFEEKIYGEHRILECHRVTGESSYYLKVAVHSMKELEELIDIVILFGTVKTSMILSSPIPYRPVITD
- a CDS encoding DegV family protein is translated as MGVKIITDSAADLPVELLQAYDIDLIPLRVYDEAETEYLDGVTLESVTLLQKMREGAVYRTSLPSLETFQEKFVSYAKEGNPCIYLAFSSELSGTYQSSVVIKEEVKETYADLDLEIIDTKCASLGQGLVVLEAAKMAKGGASKEDILNRVAFLMNHMEHIFTVADLQYLVRGGRLSKVAGFIGGLLNIKPILNVEEGKLVPLEKVRGKKKVLSRIVDIMEERGKDLKGQTIGMTHGDDLETAEALKSLITERFGCEVFIVNTIGAAIGAHTGPGVITLFFLNEVE